In Oncorhynchus gorbuscha isolate QuinsamMale2020 ecotype Even-year linkage group LG08, OgorEven_v1.0, whole genome shotgun sequence, one genomic interval encodes:
- the LOC124040948 gene encoding transcriptional activator Myb-like, with the protein MFEVFVVACEHYYHLLACNINLIGLSFLMDVGDAHGCIEVMSQEAFTESRGKRYGPKQWSIITKHLHGRIGKQCRERWHNHLNRTQEEDQIIYAAHKRIWNLWTEESKLLPGRRDNSIRITGTPPCVGRWSTRSTCRMSRHRSTRPRLPSREGPSPPAPLGTPAEPESLCHDYPHKDFRIFPWLVGWPVYGKCS; encoded by the exons ATGTTTGAAGTGTTTGTTGTCGCCTGTGAACATTATTATCATCTCCTGGCTTGTAATATTAACCTTATTGGTCTTTCCTTTCTCATGGATGTTGGGGATGCCCATGGCTGCATTGAGGTGATGTCCCAAGAAGCCTTTACAGAAAGTCGAGGGAAGAG GTATGGCCCCAAGCAATGGTCCATCATTACCAAGCATCTGCACGGGCGTATCGGCAAGCAGTGCCGGGAGCGCTGGCACAACCACCTTAACCGGACTCAGGAGGAGGACCAGATCATATACGCTGCTCACAAACGTATCTGGAACCTCTGGACCGAGGAATCTAAGCTGCTGCCTGGCAG GAGAGACAACTCTATTAGAATCACTGGAACTCCACCATGCGTAGGAAGGTGGAGCACGAGGTCTACCTGCAGGATGTCACGACACAGATCGACAAGACCAAGGCTCCCATCAAGAGAAGGACCAAGTCCTCCTGCTCCTCTAGGGACTCCTGCGGAGCCAGAATCATTATGCCATGATTATCCCCACAAAG